One window of Candidatus Eisenbacteria bacterium genomic DNA carries:
- a CDS encoding polymer-forming cytoskeletal protein, producing MASIIAEGCVFNGTINVNGGIRIDGQFDGKLIVSETLVIGKTGKVRAEVETKQATIAGNLNGEVNAKEGVKLQTGSRFEGNIYTKNLVIEEGVYFDGGCWRSRENRPKHVPSAAPRVEPGVPQAKPANVTP from the coding sequence GTGGCATCGATCATCGCCGAAGGGTGCGTGTTCAACGGGACGATCAACGTGAACGGCGGCATCCGAATCGACGGTCAGTTCGACGGGAAGTTGATCGTCTCGGAAACGCTCGTGATCGGGAAGACCGGGAAGGTTCGGGCGGAGGTGGAGACGAAGCAGGCGACGATCGCCGGCAATCTGAACGGCGAGGTCAACGCCAAGGAAGGCGTGAAGCTTCAGACCGGTTCGCGCTTCGAGGGGAACATCTACACGAAGAACCTCGTGATCGAGGAAGGCGTCTACTTCGACGGCGGATGTTGGCGTTCCCGCGAGAACCGGCCGAAGCACGTCCCCTCCGCGGCGCCGAGGGTCGAGCCGGGCGTCCCGCAGGCGAAGCCCGCGAACGTGACCCCCTAA